In Pseudomonas sp. HR96, the DNA window AGTGGCGCCACGGGGTCGCCGCTCTGCTGGGCCAGCAGCTGCGCCTCGGTCACCGCCAGCTGCGCGAAGACGTAGGCGTTGATGAGGTTGGGCCGGGTGCCGCGGCCGCTGGAATACAGCTGCGCCAGGGCCAGGTCGGCGTTGGTCTGGCCGCCTCGGGCGGCGATCAGCAGGTTGTCCACGGCCTGCTGCGGGTCGGGGTAGCCGAGGTAGCCGCGCCGGTAGATCAGGCCGATGTAGTAATAGGCGCTGATCTCGCTGACGCTGGCCTTGCGAAAGTGCTGCAGGGCCATTTCCGGCTGCGGCACCATCAGCTTGCCTTCGTAGTAGAGGCGCCCGGTGAGCAGTTCGGCGCGGGTCAGGGCGGCGGCGCGGCCCTTGTCCAGGTAGGCCATGATCTGCTCCAGGCCCCCCAGCTCGGGATTGTCGTAGGCCAGTTGGGCGAGATTGACCCAGGACGCCGGAAACACCGGGGCCACTTGCTCGAACATGGCCTGGGCGGTCTTCACGTCGGGCGTGCCCACGCTGGGGTCGGCCAGCACCTGGGCGACGCTGTCGATGCGGTCGGCCTGCACCTGATGGCGGGCATAGGCGTCCTGCAGTTGCTTGAGCAGGGCGGCCAGTTGATCGGCCTGCTTGCGCTTCTGGTACACCGTGGCCAGTTCGTTGTAGCAGACCTCCATGCGCCCGAGCAGGTGTCGGCAGGTGGCTTCGATCTCGTCCAGGTGCTGGTCGTAGGTGTTGCGCACGCGGTACAGCATGATCTGCGCCAGCCCGGCCTCGGGGTAGCCGGCGGCGCGCCAGGTGTTGATCTGCTGCTGCGCGTCGACCTCGGGAAAGCTCCTGGGGTACTGCAGGTAGAGCATCGCCAGCGAGGTCAGGGCGCCACTTTCGCTGCTGGCCATGGCGCGCTTGAGCAGGCCT includes these proteins:
- a CDS encoding alginate biosynthesis protein AlgK, with translation MPNHRLLPSRPLGLLVALSLAGCVNLPDQQLANQALKRGDTAQAQRNYQQLADLGYVDAKVGLADIQVQSRDPDQIRQAEITYRSALDDSPRAQARLGRLLVLKPHASDAERQEAQGLLKRAMASSESGALTSLAMLYLQYPRSFPEVDAQQQINTWRAAGYPEAGLAQIMLYRVRNTYDQHLDEIEATCRHLLGRMEVCYNELATVYQKRKQADQLAALLKQLQDAYARHQVQADRIDSVAQVLADPSVGTPDVKTAQAMFEQVAPVFPASWVNLAQLAYDNPELGGLEQIMAYLDKGRAAALTRAELLTGRLYYEGKLMVPQPEMALQHFRKASVSEISAYYYIGLIYRRGYLGYPDPQQAVDNLLIAARGGQTNADLALAQLYSSGRGTRPNLINAYVFAQLAVTEAQLLAQQSGDPVAPLPAALAAAIEQQLPLDKRAQAQQLLEREQRLRGVQMPSNVLALQALPAQAVGKDPAL